Proteins found in one Quercus robur chromosome 2, dhQueRobu3.1, whole genome shotgun sequence genomic segment:
- the LOC126715191 gene encoding transcription factor MYB106-like produces the protein MGRSPCCEKVGLKKGPWTPEEDQKLLAYIEEHGHGSWRALPAKAGLQRCGKSCRLRWTNYLRPDIKRGKFSLQEEQTIIQLHALLGNRWSAIATHLPKRTDNEIKNYWNTHLKKRLAKMGIDPSTHKPKNDTLLSIDGQTKNAANLSHMAQWESARLEAEARLVRESKLRSHSFNQQHHQLANHASSSSASTSAQPMTSRSLNVLKGWNGTSAWSKSSEGNGGLVATGIGNSDLESPTSTLTFSENVPPTMTGGSVGENSMPVIEFVGGATSGSNSAVGIVKEEGEQDWKGFEYKEGMENNNHESNSLCTFRATSLHDMSISMETSTWSTDGGHIVGEDGFTNLLLNNSDDRSLSDGGGDSDNAGGSDYYEDNKNYWNSILNLVNSSPSDSPMF, from the exons ATGGGTAGGTCACCATGTTGTGAAAAGGTGGGCTTGAAGAAAGGACCATGGACACCAGAAGAAGATCAAAAGCTCCTAGCTTATATTGAAGAACATGGCCATGGAAGCTGGCGTGCCTTGCCTGCAAAAGCTG GACTTCAAAGGTGTGGGAAAAGCTGTAGACTGAGATGGACTAATTATCTTAGACCTGATATTAAGAGAGGAAAGTTCAGTTTGCAAGAAGAGCAAACCATCATTCAACTTCATGCCCTCTTAGGgaacag GTGGTCGGCTATAGCTACTCACTTGCCTAAGAGAACAGATAATGAGATCAAGAACTATTGGAATACACATCTTAAGAAAAGGTTAGCCAAAATGGGGATTGACCCTTCGACCCACAAGCCCAAAAATGATACCTTACTCTCTATTGATGGTCAAACCAAGAATGCAGCAAATCTTAGTCACATGGCTCAGTGGGAAAGTGCTAGGCTTGAAGCTGAAGCAAGACTTGTTAGAGAATCAAAGCTGCGTTCACATTCATTCAACCAACAACATCATCAGCTTGCCAATCACGCTTCTTCATCTTCTGCTTCCACTTCAGCTCAGCCTATGACTTCAAGGTCTTTGAATGTACTAAAAGGTTGGAATGGTACTAGTGCGTGGTCTAAATCAAGTGAAGGCAATGGTGGTCTTGTAGCAACAGGAATTGGCAATAGTGACCTTGAGTCTCCCACTTCAACACTAACATTTTCAGAGAACGTGCCACCGACTATGACTGGTGGATCGGTTGGTGAGAATTCAATGCCTGTGATTGAGTTTGTTGGTGGCGCTACTTCAGGTTCTAATTCAGCGGTTGGAATTGTTAAAGAAGAAGGTGAACAAGATTGGAAAGGCTTTGAATACAAAGAGGGCATGGAGAATAATAATCATGAAAGTAATTCATTGTGTACTTTTAGAGCTACTAGCCTACATGACATGTCAATTTCCATGGAAACTAGCACATGGAGTACTGATGGTGGACATATTGTGGGAGAAGATGGGTTCACTAATCTTTTGCTTAACAATTCTGATGATAGGAGTTTATCAGATGGAGGAGGTGATTCAGACAATGCTGGTGGCAGTGATTACTATGAAGATAACAAGAATTATTGGAATAGCATTCTTAATTTGGTGAATTCATCCCCTTCTGATTCACCAATGTTCTAA